In the genome of Bradysia coprophila strain Holo2 unplaced genomic scaffold, BU_Bcop_v1 contig_232, whole genome shotgun sequence, one region contains:
- the LOC119076987 gene encoding uncharacterized protein LOC119076987: protein MKKLLLYFVIYIILVQAFTYGLRLTEVRIPNHTVRDSSPKLECHFNLDGESLYSVKWYKDGNEFYRYVPRDMPPAQVFSLPGVTVDLHNSTDSVVVLEYVNLSTTGRFRCEVSGEAPSFQTVSDHGDMIVVVLPDEGPKITGGRPRYQIGDTVNVNCTSGRSKPATRLNWFINGEPADSNSLRMHDPIITGREGLETSTLGLEFIVKSKHFRRGDMKLKCLATIATVYWRSNEESVEGDKPQKAPVLESRETLLASNSRADRVQATSSAKSSTFHHLIIISTTTGTCILLHFLTVMLR from the exons CATTCACATATGGATTACGACTAACTGAAGTTCGTATACCAAATCACACAGTGCGAGACTCTAGTCCAAAATTAGAGTGTCATTTCAACTTAGACGGCGAATCATTATATTCGGTTAAATGGTACAAGGATGGCAACGAATTCTATCGATACGTCCCCCGTGATATGCCACCGGCTCAAGTGTTTTCATTGCCGGGTGTAACTGTTGAT TTGCACAATTCAACCGACAGTGTGGTGGTTTTGGAGTACGTGAATTTGTCAACAACTGGACGCTTTCGATGTGAAGTTTCTGGTGAAGCCCCATCATTTCAAACTGTTTCGGATCACGGAGACATGATTGTCGTTG TCTTACCAGATGAAGGACCGAAAATTACTGGCGGTCGACCGAGGTATCAAATCGGCGACACAGTAAACGTTAACTGTACATCGGGACGTTCAAAACCAGCTACACGCCTAAATTGGTTTATAAACGGTGAACCTGCTGATTCAAACTCGCTGCGTATGCACGATCCAATTATTACAGGCCGTGAAGGGCTCGAAACGTCTACGCTTGGTTTGGAATTCATAGtgaaatcaaaacattttcgtcgAGGCGATATGAAACTTAAG TGCTTGGCTACAATTGCCACAGTTTATTGGCGAAGTAACGAGGAAAGTGTAGAGGGTGATAAACCACAAAAAGCACCTGTACTCGAATCAAGAGAAACTCTATTAGCAAGCAATTCAAGGGCAGACCGTGTTCAAG CGACAAGTTCGGCTAAATCATCAACCTTTCATCACTTAATAATTATTTCAACGACAACAggaacatgcattttactacatTTTCTAACGGTCATGCTGAGGTAG